In Hydrogenovibrio marinus, a single genomic region encodes these proteins:
- a CDS encoding class II fumarate hydratase, giving the protein MTQAFRTEKDSMGTLEVPVDALYGAQTQRAINNFPISHTPMPKKFIQALGYVKFACSESNLELNLLSQEKATAIQAAAKELIDGKYYEHFPIDVFQTGSGTSTNMNANEVIAHLANQMMATEVHPNDDVNMSQSSNDVIPTTIHISAAIELEEHLLPALTHLASVLKDKEQEVGDIVKTGRTHLMDATPVTLGQEISAWRQLIEDNIDRLKDTQKRLHKLPQGGTAVGTGINAEPEFSSLVCANLSTITAIPFEPMPNFFVGLSSQDTALELSGQLNVLAASLMKIANDLRWMNSGPLAGLGEIQLPALQPGSSIMPGKVNPVIPEAVCMVAAQIMGNHTAITVGAQSGNFQLNVMLPMIATNLLQSLEIAANAATQLADQAITGFVVNETKLNEALEINPILVTALNSVVGYETGAKIAKTAYQTGRPVFDVAKEMTDLDDETLKHYLNPLLLTRGGTPSI; this is encoded by the coding sequence ATGACACAGGCATTTCGCACAGAAAAAGACAGCATGGGAACACTCGAAGTTCCCGTTGATGCGCTTTATGGCGCACAAACACAAAGAGCCATTAACAACTTCCCTATTAGCCACACGCCAATGCCGAAAAAATTCATTCAAGCACTCGGCTATGTAAAATTCGCCTGTTCCGAAAGTAACCTTGAACTGAATCTCTTATCCCAAGAAAAAGCAACCGCCATTCAAGCTGCCGCAAAAGAGTTAATCGACGGCAAATACTATGAGCATTTTCCGATAGATGTATTTCAAACTGGATCTGGTACCAGTACCAATATGAATGCGAACGAAGTGATTGCCCACCTTGCAAATCAAATGATGGCAACTGAAGTTCACCCTAATGATGACGTCAATATGAGCCAAAGTTCAAATGATGTTATTCCTACAACCATTCATATCTCAGCCGCTATTGAGCTAGAAGAGCACCTATTACCTGCGTTGACGCACCTTGCGTCAGTATTGAAAGACAAAGAACAAGAAGTTGGAGACATTGTCAAAACCGGTCGCACGCATTTAATGGATGCCACCCCTGTTACCCTTGGACAAGAAATTTCTGCATGGCGCCAACTTATTGAAGATAACATTGACCGCCTAAAAGACACACAAAAACGTTTACATAAATTACCTCAAGGTGGCACTGCCGTTGGTACAGGCATCAATGCCGAACCAGAATTCAGTTCTTTGGTTTGTGCCAACCTTTCCACCATCACAGCGATTCCGTTTGAACCCATGCCTAACTTCTTCGTTGGCTTAAGTTCACAGGACACTGCATTGGAGTTAAGTGGACAATTAAACGTTCTGGCTGCCAGCTTAATGAAAATCGCTAACGACTTGCGTTGGATGAACTCTGGCCCTTTAGCGGGTCTGGGTGAAATCCAACTACCGGCACTCCAACCTGGAAGCTCAATCATGCCTGGTAAAGTCAACCCGGTTATTCCTGAAGCTGTTTGCATGGTCGCCGCCCAAATCATGGGAAATCACACCGCAATTACTGTTGGTGCGCAGTCGGGTAATTTTCAATTAAATGTAATGCTGCCAATGATTGCAACCAACCTGCTTCAAAGCTTGGAAATTGCTGCAAACGCAGCTACTCAACTTGCAGATCAAGCGATTACTGGGTTTGTGGTGAATGAGACCAAGCTTAATGAGGCATTGGAGATCAACCCGATTCTGGTAACCGCTTTAAACTCTGTTGTGGGCTACGAAACCGGCGCAAAAATCGCCAAAACAGCTTACCAAACCGGCCGACCTGTATTTGATGTCGCCAAAGAAATGACCGACTTAGACGATGAAACGCTTAAGCATTACCTCAACCCTCTTTTATTAACTCGCGGCGGAACACCATCCATCTAA
- a CDS encoding DUF3579 domain-containing protein encodes MKFSLEVMVHCRYIIEGYTEDGRKFRPSDWIDRIASMMASYGSSHRLVFSELLHPELYQGQKCLIIDTQLEDVNPGMFEYVMDFVKNNKLKMTQVCEEMESELGS; translated from the coding sequence ATGAAGTTTAGTTTGGAAGTTATGGTTCATTGTCGCTACATTATCGAAGGCTACACCGAAGATGGTAGGAAGTTCCGTCCGAGTGATTGGATTGATCGTATTGCCTCTATGATGGCTTCTTATGGCTCATCTCACCGCTTGGTTTTCTCCGAACTATTGCATCCAGAGTTATATCAAGGGCAGAAGTGCTTGATTATCGATACTCAATTGGAAGATGTGAATCCTGGTATGTTTGAGTATGTCATGGATTTCGTCAAAAACAACAAACTGAAAATGACACAAGTCTGTGAAGAAATGGAATCTGAGTTAGGAAGCTAA
- a CDS encoding CBS domain-containing protein, which produces MFIVYSPEGQSYIGTSQIRPDLRVDPAAKVPAVPESGLEETNIDLEMAEKNKKMHQAIHQYQSVKEGDGRHAVFHIGEIMSTPVFTISEKASLMDAWEMMQRHTIHHIPVVNEMETLVGMISFHEILQRSIVDREGELEEIRQETVGQWMHKEVITTLGKTDIRKVALVMSQYQIGSIVILSDDKKLLGIVTLSDLVRRLSEEPPLTVYA; this is translated from the coding sequence ATGTTTATCGTTTATTCGCCTGAAGGCCAAAGCTACATTGGCACTTCACAAATACGTCCAGATCTAAGAGTTGATCCTGCGGCTAAAGTTCCGGCTGTGCCGGAATCTGGGCTAGAAGAAACCAATATTGATCTTGAGATGGCGGAAAAGAATAAGAAAATGCACCAAGCCATTCATCAATATCAGTCGGTAAAAGAAGGTGATGGGCGTCATGCTGTTTTTCATATTGGTGAGATTATGTCGACACCGGTATTTACCATTTCTGAGAAGGCTTCCTTAATGGATGCATGGGAAATGATGCAACGCCATACGATTCATCATATCCCAGTGGTGAATGAAATGGAGACACTGGTAGGAATGATTTCTTTCCATGAAATACTTCAAAGATCGATTGTCGATAGAGAAGGTGAGCTAGAGGAAATTCGTCAGGAAACCGTTGGGCAATGGATGCATAAAGAGGTGATTACAACCCTTGGTAAAACTGATATCAGGAAAGTTGCATTGGTCATGAGTCAATATCAAATTGGCAGTATCGTTATCTTGAGTGATGACAAAAAGTTGTTGGGGATTGTGACGCTGTCAGACTTGGTGAGACGTTTGTCAGAAGAACCGCCGTTGACGGTCTATGCATAA
- the trxA gene encoding thioredoxin: MATINLTAEEFEKTITDNDIVILDFWAEWCGPCKQFSPIFESVSEKHPDIVFAKVNVEEQQELAGLFQVRSIPTLVFMREKIVVFSNPGLLPEANLEEGIKGLRELDMEQVHKDLAEAQNNDQA, encoded by the coding sequence ATGGCAACCATCAATCTGACGGCAGAAGAATTTGAAAAAACCATCACAGATAATGACATCGTTATTCTAGATTTCTGGGCAGAATGGTGTGGTCCATGCAAGCAGTTTTCGCCGATTTTTGAATCCGTGTCTGAAAAACACCCTGATATCGTTTTCGCTAAAGTCAATGTTGAAGAACAGCAAGAACTTGCTGGCTTGTTTCAAGTACGTTCAATTCCAACATTGGTTTTCATGCGTGAAAAAATCGTGGTTTTCTCAAATCCAGGACTACTACCAGAGGCTAATTTAGAAGAAGGCATCAAAGGCCTACGCGAACTGGATATGGAACAGGTTCACAAAGATTTGGCTGAAGCGCAAAACAACGATCAAGCTTAA
- a CDS encoding response regulator has product MAGAKPTVLISEDHDLVRAGFKSILESDGAVSVIAEAKDGEETLTLTEEKKPDLLLIDLSMPKLSGMAVVSQLKKRKNPVKIIILTAAEAPNVWKEVLDLGVDGVALKSVSKSELISGIELVLKGQVFVHSEIESDLNSYLESLEQVKAIETGFKKPKKLSVREKQVIKLVAEGYKTKDIAEMLDISDRTVSKHRENIMTKLGMTSSAELINYASHIGLLKVKLDEIK; this is encoded by the coding sequence ATGGCAGGTGCCAAACCTACAGTTTTGATCTCTGAAGACCATGACCTAGTAAGAGCGGGGTTTAAGTCAATTTTGGAGTCTGATGGTGCTGTGTCAGTGATTGCTGAAGCCAAGGATGGTGAGGAAACACTGACGTTAACCGAAGAAAAGAAACCGGATTTGTTGTTGATAGATCTATCCATGCCTAAATTAAGTGGCATGGCGGTAGTGTCCCAACTTAAGAAACGTAAAAATCCAGTTAAAATTATTATACTGACCGCCGCGGAAGCGCCGAATGTTTGGAAGGAAGTTCTGGACTTGGGGGTTGATGGTGTTGCGCTGAAATCAGTTTCAAAAAGCGAATTGATTTCAGGCATTGAACTGGTTTTAAAAGGTCAGGTATTTGTTCACTCTGAAATTGAATCCGATTTGAACAGTTATCTTGAATCGCTTGAGCAAGTTAAAGCCATTGAGACTGGATTTAAAAAGCCTAAGAAGCTATCCGTTCGGGAAAAACAGGTTATCAAGTTGGTCGCCGAAGGCTATAAAACAAAAGATATTGCGGAGATGCTAGACATATCGGACAGAACGGTCTCTAAGCACCGTGAGAATATCATGACCAAGCTAGGGATGACATCTTCTGCCGAATTGATTAACTACGCAAGCCACATTGGGTTGCTGAAAGTTAAACTAGACGAAATCAAGTAA
- a CDS encoding NAD(P)/FAD-dependent oxidoreductase codes for MNITILGTGFAALTAVKETRKQAPQAEITVIAPSKQLIYLPSIIWIPAREKDGGSLEIDLTNFFEKQNVKYIQASVLNVTNQGRTVVTTDGEYQNDGLIIATGGRFIKKLPGIEHAITPCEGISAAEAIRDRLDNMPEGTIAIGFGGNPNEPSAMRGGPMFEFLFGIDTLLRRQGRRSKFEIIFFNPAPQPGKRLGDKVPNAVLKMMAKKGIKTHLGHKMKGFESNKVITEGGEFDADLILFMPGMTGPAWLQDSEIEKSEGGMIKANALCQVSGLEKTYVAGDSGSYPGPDWQAKQAHAADLQAATATHNLISELRGSVPSETIKHELICIIDTLSHGVFIKRTEQGTILLPPCRLMHYAKKFFEWWYLRQYR; via the coding sequence ATGAACATTACCATCCTTGGAACAGGGTTTGCAGCTCTGACTGCAGTTAAAGAAACTCGAAAACAAGCTCCTCAAGCAGAAATCACGGTCATTGCACCAAGCAAACAACTTATTTATTTACCAAGCATTATCTGGATTCCTGCTAGAGAAAAAGATGGCGGATCCTTAGAGATTGATTTAACCAATTTTTTTGAAAAACAAAACGTGAAATACATCCAAGCCAGTGTACTCAATGTCACCAACCAAGGTAGAACCGTTGTAACAACAGATGGAGAGTACCAGAATGACGGCCTGATTATCGCCACGGGGGGTCGTTTCATCAAGAAACTACCAGGCATTGAGCATGCCATTACGCCTTGCGAAGGTATTTCCGCAGCTGAAGCCATTAGAGACAGGCTAGACAACATGCCCGAAGGAACTATCGCCATTGGTTTTGGCGGCAACCCAAACGAGCCTTCTGCTATGCGCGGCGGTCCAATGTTTGAGTTTTTATTTGGTATCGACACCCTACTGCGAAGACAAGGTAGACGCAGCAAGTTTGAAATCATCTTTTTCAACCCAGCCCCACAACCCGGAAAACGCCTCGGAGATAAAGTGCCTAATGCCGTCCTAAAAATGATGGCGAAAAAAGGTATTAAAACCCACTTGGGGCACAAAATGAAAGGTTTTGAATCTAACAAGGTAATAACCGAAGGCGGTGAATTCGATGCCGATTTGATTCTCTTTATGCCAGGAATGACTGGTCCGGCGTGGCTACAAGATTCAGAGATCGAAAAATCCGAAGGTGGCATGATAAAAGCCAACGCACTTTGCCAAGTTTCAGGTCTGGAGAAAACCTATGTTGCGGGCGACTCCGGAAGCTACCCAGGGCCTGATTGGCAGGCAAAACAAGCACATGCAGCGGACTTACAAGCTGCCACCGCTACACATAACTTAATCAGCGAACTGCGAGGCTCTGTACCATCTGAAACCATCAAACATGAGTTGATTTGTATTATTGACACACTTTCGCATGGCGTGTTCATCAAACGCACAGAGCAAGGTACAATTTTGCTACCGCCTTGTCGTTTAATGCATTACGCGAAAAAATTCTTTGAATGGTGGTATTTGAGACAATACCGATAG
- the ispA gene encoding (2E,6E)-farnesyl diphosphate synthase, with amino-acid sequence MKKQLALYQQRVNDALTHFLTSHQTAPTELAEAIRYATLNNGKRLRPALVYATGEALGMSLDKLDAAACAIELVHSYSLVHDDLPAMDDDDLRRGVPTCHIKYGEATAILVGDAQQTLAFDCLANGTNLSDKHKVSMVQILSQASGTVGMIGGQFIDIHSEGKLPSLSALQKMHQMKTGALIQAALLLGACQSDRFDALRPNLAYFAEKIGLAFQIQDDILDIESNTETLGKPQGSDEDADKATYPKLIGLDASKNMRDTLISEAKECLTKMDIQSDFLISIAGYIADRNH; translated from the coding sequence ATGAAAAAACAACTCGCCCTCTATCAACAACGAGTCAATGATGCCTTAACTCATTTTCTAACAAGCCATCAAACTGCCCCTACCGAGCTAGCTGAGGCCATTCGTTACGCAACCCTAAACAACGGCAAACGTTTAAGGCCAGCTCTAGTTTATGCTACCGGCGAAGCATTAGGCATGTCACTAGATAAGTTAGATGCTGCCGCATGCGCCATTGAGCTCGTCCATAGTTACTCTTTGGTTCATGATGACTTACCGGCAATGGACGATGATGACTTACGCCGAGGCGTACCAACTTGTCATATCAAATACGGCGAGGCAACTGCAATACTCGTAGGAGATGCTCAGCAAACCCTGGCTTTTGATTGTTTGGCGAATGGCACCAACCTTTCGGACAAACATAAAGTCAGTATGGTTCAAATTCTTAGTCAAGCTTCTGGGACTGTCGGAATGATTGGTGGACAGTTTATTGATATTCACTCTGAAGGAAAACTCCCCTCCCTTTCAGCATTGCAGAAAATGCATCAAATGAAAACTGGTGCACTTATCCAAGCTGCATTATTACTGGGAGCTTGCCAATCAGACCGCTTTGACGCCCTTAGACCCAACCTGGCATATTTTGCTGAAAAAATCGGGCTCGCTTTCCAGATTCAGGATGATATTCTTGATATAGAATCCAATACCGAAACCCTTGGCAAACCGCAAGGTAGTGATGAAGATGCCGACAAGGCAACCTATCCGAAACTTATCGGCCTTGACGCATCGAAAAACATGCGAGATACTCTTATCTCCGAAGCCAAGGAATGTCTAACAAAAATGGATATTCAAAGCGATTTTCTAATCTCAATCGCTGGCTATATTGCAGATCGAAATCACTAA
- a CDS encoding STAS domain-containing protein: MITHELKDHSLWLHVIDNFTVDDFNTFQVAHQNADCDQIIIDFSNATHIDSGGLGMLLQLRSQLGDKADQLILHSASEHILKIFEVVNFDKLFKIT; the protein is encoded by the coding sequence ATGATCACACATGAATTGAAAGACCATTCACTCTGGCTACACGTTATCGACAACTTCACTGTCGACGACTTCAATACCTTCCAAGTAGCCCATCAAAATGCTGATTGTGACCAAATTATCATAGACTTCTCGAATGCGACTCACATTGACAGTGGTGGGTTAGGCATGCTGTTGCAACTTCGCTCACAACTGGGCGACAAAGCAGACCAGCTTATTCTCCACTCGGCTTCAGAACATATTCTGAAGATTTTTGAAGTGGTTAATTTCGATAAACTGTTCAAGATCACCTGA
- the queD gene encoding 6-carboxytetrahydropterin synthase QueD, with the protein MAQQFVLKTLLDFASAHSLRGYPGDCANLHGHNWKIEVEIVGQELNDIGMVIDFKQIKKHAKEIVKELDHKFLNDIEYFKTVNPTAENIAQYLFRQIQQRIEAPNVTMHQITVWENDRNCVIYSEPSTS; encoded by the coding sequence ATGGCTCAACAATTTGTTTTAAAAACATTACTCGATTTTGCATCTGCCCACAGCCTAAGAGGTTACCCGGGTGACTGTGCTAATCTGCACGGGCATAACTGGAAAATTGAAGTGGAAATTGTTGGACAAGAACTCAATGACATCGGCATGGTGATTGACTTCAAACAAATCAAGAAACATGCGAAAGAAATCGTTAAAGAGCTAGATCATAAATTTCTTAACGATATCGAATATTTCAAAACGGTCAATCCTACTGCAGAAAATATTGCCCAGTACCTTTTCAGACAAATACAGCAACGTATTGAGGCGCCAAACGTGACCATGCACCAAATTACCGTTTGGGAAAATGACCGAAATTGCGTTATTTACAGTGAACCTTCAACAAGTTAA
- a CDS encoding ATP-binding protein, producing MKSIKNDISRFFYKNGLWWCLHYNRKFAAITLSDELESRIGAAVITSDDFMSYMEPESVHHFMTHTQALLEGKQSHTQFLTGLNIDGDVVWLVNDLRHQKNSNSDTEVICASCIDISRMYKLEERLIASHSDLIIERLQEKERRSQQENALLHDLYKSQTKFLAMLSHELRTPLMGMSSLIGVAKQNQDNGLPVDEQLQIMKLTVDQLNFLINDILTYSQTESEHIQINPSTFTVDEMAEYVTHLTKSIANDKKVTVSVAKKTRSCCFYGDLLRVSQILVNLIVNAIKFTHEGGVFVEIEESKIGLQFSITDSGEGIDKEQLQNIFEPFKQLESKGSQQYFGSGLGLPIVKRLVELLGGTIDVESIKGVGTKFTVDLPMEEGVCAEPDDQSSADIESRIEHKQKLIELKEPLSVLIADDSIINRKVLELFLHEINCEVEHAEDGNQAWQKFLEKDFDIVFLDIQMPEMDGMEVCRKIRELDHGLKPKLKGVYALTAAHTEDEISKLGLEVDKTLFDAWIEKPISQDKVFGVLYKELIAREELSKAPLTKLVPDSLVHLLPQFIESTSNDLMKLEVLWKEKDEAQFRQVSHSLKGNLMLFEVEEMLALIKRMEKLSFEADKEELDELLLQINRIYRSLY from the coding sequence ATGAAGTCAATTAAAAATGATATATCCCGTTTCTTTTACAAGAATGGACTATGGTGGTGCTTGCACTACAACCGGAAGTTTGCCGCTATTACCTTGTCCGACGAATTGGAATCCCGCATAGGTGCAGCGGTTATTACAAGTGATGATTTCATGTCTTATATGGAACCGGAATCGGTGCATCATTTTATGACACATACCCAAGCCTTGCTTGAGGGTAAGCAGTCGCATACGCAATTCTTGACGGGGTTGAACATAGATGGGGATGTTGTTTGGCTGGTGAATGATTTACGTCATCAAAAAAACTCGAACTCTGATACAGAAGTCATTTGTGCTTCCTGTATCGATATTTCGCGGATGTACAAGCTGGAAGAGCGCTTAATTGCATCTCATAGTGATTTAATTATCGAAAGGCTACAAGAGAAAGAGCGTCGCTCTCAACAAGAGAATGCCTTACTTCATGACTTATATAAAAGCCAGACCAAGTTTCTGGCAATGCTTAGTCATGAATTGAGAACCCCTTTGATGGGCATGAGCAGCTTGATAGGTGTGGCCAAACAGAATCAGGACAATGGTTTGCCAGTTGATGAACAGCTTCAAATCATGAAGTTGACAGTGGATCAGTTGAATTTCTTAATCAACGATATTCTGACTTACTCCCAAACAGAATCTGAGCACATTCAGATTAACCCAAGTACTTTCACTGTAGATGAAATGGCGGAATATGTTACACATCTTACAAAATCAATAGCCAACGACAAAAAGGTAACGGTGTCGGTGGCCAAAAAGACTCGTAGTTGTTGCTTTTATGGGGATTTGTTAAGGGTTTCTCAGATACTGGTTAATTTGATTGTCAACGCCATAAAATTTACGCATGAAGGCGGGGTTTTTGTTGAGATAGAAGAGTCGAAAATAGGGTTGCAGTTTTCCATTACCGATTCCGGTGAAGGGATTGATAAGGAGCAATTGCAAAATATCTTTGAGCCATTTAAACAGCTTGAGTCAAAAGGGAGTCAGCAATATTTTGGTTCGGGGTTAGGTCTTCCTATTGTTAAACGACTGGTTGAGTTACTGGGCGGTACGATTGATGTTGAGTCTATCAAGGGCGTTGGTACCAAGTTTACCGTTGATTTGCCCATGGAGGAGGGTGTTTGTGCTGAGCCTGATGACCAGTCTTCTGCAGATATCGAGTCTCGTATTGAACACAAGCAAAAATTGATTGAGCTAAAGGAGCCGCTTAGTGTCCTGATTGCAGACGATTCAATCATTAATCGAAAAGTCTTGGAATTGTTCTTGCATGAAATCAATTGTGAAGTTGAGCATGCTGAAGATGGTAACCAGGCATGGCAGAAATTTTTGGAAAAAGACTTCGATATCGTCTTTCTTGATATACAGATGCCAGAAATGGATGGCATGGAAGTCTGTAGAAAAATCAGGGAACTTGATCATGGCTTAAAGCCAAAGTTAAAAGGTGTTTATGCTCTTACCGCAGCTCATACGGAAGATGAGATTTCCAAACTGGGATTAGAAGTAGACAAAACACTTTTTGATGCCTGGATTGAAAAGCCTATTTCACAAGACAAGGTTTTTGGCGTGCTTTATAAGGAGCTAATCGCAAGAGAGGAACTATCAAAGGCTCCACTGACAAAACTTGTTCCGGATTCCTTGGTTCATCTCTTACCTCAATTTATTGAGTCAACGTCGAATGACTTGATGAAACTGGAAGTGCTTTGGAAAGAAAAAGACGAAGCGCAATTTCGTCAGGTCTCTCATAGCTTAAAGGGGAATTTGATGTTGTTTGAAGTTGAAGAGATGTTGGCGTTGATTAAAAGGATGGAGAAGCTGTCCTTTGAAGCCGATAAAGAAGAACTTGATGAGTTGTTATTGCAAATAAATAGAATTTATCGTAGCCTGTATTAA
- a CDS encoding prepilin peptidase, with the protein MLELSPVAQISLITVFGLLLGSFLSMLTWRLPRMMEWEGEAQLKHISFTRSHCPSCDTALSWKELIPVFSWLSSKGQCRHCKTSISARYPLIELSSMLLTLIVALHFGLDAKGWFALIFTWMLIAITVIDIEHQLILDILSLPLLWIGLIINSQSVFTDPIDAIWGAVIGYILLWTLFYAFKFLTKKEGMGFGDFKLLAAMGAWFGVEALAQIILIASLSSILWIVALSLFHRRNLQEPVAFGPFLALGGLCTLLLGSSFIFSLIA; encoded by the coding sequence ATGCTCGAACTTTCCCCAGTAGCGCAAATTTCTCTCATCACTGTTTTTGGGCTACTACTAGGTAGTTTTCTGTCTATGTTGACATGGCGCCTACCTCGCATGATGGAATGGGAAGGTGAAGCCCAACTCAAACACATTTCTTTCACTCGCTCACATTGCCCTAGCTGTGATACCGCGCTCTCTTGGAAAGAACTCATCCCAGTATTCAGTTGGCTAAGTAGCAAAGGTCAATGCAGACACTGTAAAACATCCATTTCCGCTCGCTACCCTCTTATTGAATTATCGTCGATGCTTTTGACCTTAATCGTGGCACTTCACTTTGGACTTGACGCCAAAGGCTGGTTTGCACTGATTTTTACTTGGATGCTTATCGCAATTACCGTCATTGATATAGAGCATCAGCTGATTTTAGACATCCTTAGCCTACCTCTGCTATGGATTGGGCTCATCATCAACTCTCAGTCGGTCTTCACCGACCCTATTGATGCGATATGGGGCGCAGTCATTGGTTACATACTGCTTTGGACACTGTTTTATGCTTTCAAATTTCTAACCAAAAAGGAAGGAATGGGATTTGGAGACTTCAAGTTACTAGCAGCAATGGGCGCATGGTTTGGCGTAGAAGCACTGGCTCAAATCATCTTGATCGCTTCATTGAGCAGTATTTTGTGGATAGTAGCTCTCAGCTTATTCCATAGACGAAATCTACAAGAACCTGTCGCATTCGGCCCATTCTTGGCTTTGGGCGGCCTATGTACTTTATTGTTGGGAAGTTCGTTTATTTTTTCTTTGATTGCGTAA
- a CDS encoding 3-deoxy-7-phosphoheptulonate synthase: MSHFQTDDLRIKAITEVSAPEKLHEKYPISDLAAQTVYNTREAIKNILHDKDDRMLVVIGPCSIHDPKAARDYATRLKTLIEKYADDLLIVMRVYFEKPRTTVGWKGLINDPNLDESFEINKGLELARSLLLDINSEGVPSATEFLDLISPQYVADLISWGAIGARTTESQGHRELASGISCPIGFKNGTDGGFKIAVDAIRAANNPHIFLSLTKQGHSAIFSTTGNPDCHVILRGGNDGPNYDAPHVAEAVKALEEAHVQTKLMVDCSHANSNKEHKNQLVVAKSIRDQLTSGEPHIMGAMIESHITEGRQDVVEGQPLTYGQSITDACIGWDDSITALELLAEGVRNRRKVAK, encoded by the coding sequence ATGAGCCATTTTCAAACAGATGACCTACGCATTAAAGCCATCACAGAAGTAAGTGCACCGGAAAAGTTGCATGAAAAATATCCTATTTCCGACCTTGCAGCTCAAACGGTTTATAACACTCGAGAAGCTATCAAAAACATCCTTCACGATAAGGACGATCGCATGCTTGTTGTCATCGGCCCTTGCTCTATCCATGACCCGAAAGCTGCCCGCGACTACGCAACTCGCTTAAAAACCCTTATTGAGAAATATGCCGACGACCTGCTGATCGTCATGCGTGTCTACTTTGAAAAACCAAGAACAACCGTTGGCTGGAAAGGGCTTATCAACGACCCGAACTTGGATGAATCTTTTGAAATCAATAAAGGTTTGGAATTGGCTCGCTCATTATTGCTAGACATCAATAGTGAAGGCGTACCGAGTGCAACTGAGTTTCTGGACTTGATTTCTCCGCAGTATGTTGCCGACTTGATCTCCTGGGGTGCTATCGGAGCCCGTACAACTGAAAGCCAAGGTCACAGAGAATTGGCTTCAGGTATCTCGTGCCCTATCGGTTTTAAAAACGGTACAGACGGTGGCTTTAAAATCGCGGTAGATGCCATTCGCGCTGCGAACAACCCTCATATTTTCTTGTCTCTTACCAAGCAAGGTCATTCTGCGATTTTCTCCACTACTGGAAATCCGGATTGCCATGTTATTTTAAGAGGCGGTAATGATGGCCCTAACTACGATGCACCGCATGTTGCTGAAGCCGTTAAAGCTCTTGAAGAAGCGCATGTACAAACCAAACTAATGGTTGATTGCAGTCATGCTAACAGTAACAAAGAACATAAGAATCAGCTAGTGGTGGCAAAATCCATTAGAGATCAACTTACATCGGGTGAACCACACATCATGGGTGCCATGATTGAAAGTCACATTACAGAAGGTCGTCAAGATGTTGTCGAAGGACAACCTTTGACTTACGGCCAAAGCATCACCGATGCTTGTATTGGTTGGGATGACAGCATCACTGCGCTTGAACTATTGGCTGAAGGCGTAAGAAACCGCAGAAAAGTCGCTAAATAA
- a CDS encoding peroxiredoxin: protein MSVLVTKAAPDFTAAAVLADGTIVDDFNLKNHIKGKYAIVFFYPLDFTFVCPSEILAFDHRVETFKALNTEVIGISVDSQFTHNAWRNTPIEQGGLGKVKFPLVADLGGSIMEAYGIVHPGNVALRGAFLVDDQGIVRHQVVNDLPLGRNVDELVRMVEALQFHEEYGEVCPAGWNKGDSGMKDTPEGVAEYLSKNADKL, encoded by the coding sequence ATGTCAGTATTAGTAACAAAAGCTGCTCCAGACTTTACAGCTGCGGCCGTTTTGGCAGATGGAACCATCGTTGATGACTTTAACTTGAAAAACCACATCAAGGGTAAATACGCGATTGTTTTCTTCTACCCTCTAGACTTCACTTTTGTTTGTCCTTCTGAAATCTTGGCTTTTGATCACCGTGTTGAGACTTTCAAAGCACTAAACACTGAAGTAATCGGTATTTCCGTTGACTCGCAATTCACTCACAACGCATGGCGCAACACACCTATTGAACAAGGTGGTCTAGGGAAAGTTAAATTCCCATTGGTTGCTGACCTTGGTGGGTCTATCATGGAAGCTTACGGTATCGTTCACCCAGGTAACGTTGCTCTACGTGGTGCTTTCCTAGTTGATGATCAAGGTATTGTTCGTCATCAAGTTGTTAACGACCTACCACTAGGCCGTAACGTTGATGAATTGGTTCGTATGGTTGAAGCGCTTCAATTCCACGAAGAATATGGTGAAGTTTGCCCAGCTGGTTGGAACAAAGGTGATTCAGGAATGAAAGATACGCCAGAAGGTGTTGCTGAGTACCTATCTAAAAACGCAGACAAGCTTTAA